The following coding sequences lie in one Arachis ipaensis cultivar K30076 chromosome B03, Araip1.1, whole genome shotgun sequence genomic window:
- the LOC107631326 gene encoding 1,4-dihydroxy-2-naphthoyl-CoA synthase, peroxisomal: MAEKKNLLVLDTVTRRLTSIANHLGASSQSDHPSLHPHNQLQLGLCDSSTSRNDSYERVHGDVPSHDVVWRVIASDADSDKEYTDIIYEKAVGEGIAKISINRPERRNAFRPNTVKELIRAFNDARHDSSIGVVILTGKGTKAFCSGGDQALRTADGYSDNEDIGSLNVLDLQVVIRRLPKPVIAMVAGYAVGGGHILHMVCDLTIAADNAIFGQTGPKVGSFDAGYGSSIMSRLVGPKKAREIWFLTRFYTADEADKMGLVNTVVPLENLEKETIKWCREILRNSPTALRILKSALNAVDDGHAGLQEMAGNATLIFYGTEEAIEGRTAFMQRRRPDFSKFHRRP; encoded by the exons atggCAGAGAAGAAGAACCTGCTTGTACTTGACACCGTGACCAGGAGACTCACCTCCATAGCCAACCACCTTGGTGCCTCTTCTCAATCTGATCACCCTTCTCTTCATCCTCACAACCAACTCCAACTTGGCCTCTGTGACTCTTCAACTTCCCGGAATGATAGCTACGAACGTGTTCACGGTGATGTTCCCTCCCACGACGTCGTTTGGAGGGTCATCGCTTCCGATGCTGACTCCGACAAGGAGTACACTGACATCATCTACGAGAAGGCTGTTGGGGAAGGCATAGCCAAG ATTAGTATTAATAGGCCTGAGAGAAGGAATGCCTTTCGACCCAATACAGTTAAGGAACTTATTCGTGCTTTCAATGATGCCAGGCATGATAGCTCTATTGGGGTTGTCATTCTTACTGGCAAG GGGACCAAGGCATTTTGTAGTGGTGGTGACCAAGCTTTGAGGACAGCAGATGGTTATTCTGATAATGAAGATATTGGTAGCCTTAATGTGTTGGACTTGCAG GTAGTGATTCGCCGCCTTCCAAAACCAGTAATCGCAATG GTAGCAGGTTATGCTGTTGGAGGAGGACATATATTGCACATGGTCTGCGATCTAACTATTGCAGCCGATAATGCCATCTTTGGCCAAACTGGTCCTAAG GTGGGAAGCTTTGATGCTGGTTATGGAAGTTCCATCATGTCCAGATTG GTAGGTCCAAAAAAAGCACGTGAAATATGGTTTCTCACTAGATTCTATACAGCTGATGAAGCAGATAAAATGGGCCTTGTTAATACTGTTGTGCCA CTTGAGAATCTAGAAAAAGAAACGATAAAATGGTGTCGGGAGATACTCAGGAACAGCCCAACTGCACTTCGAATTCTCAAGTCAGCGCTTAATGCAGTGGACGATGGGCATGCTGGACTTCAG GAAATGGCTGGAAATGCAACCCTGATATTTTATGGCACTGAAGAAGCTATTGAGGGAAGGACTGCATTTATGCAACGCAGACGCCCTGATTTTTCCAAGTTTCATCGGCGACCTTGA
- the LOC107631325 gene encoding ADP-ribosylation factor 2, which yields MGLTFTKLFSRLFAKKEMRILMVGLDAAGKTTILYKLKLGEIVTTIPTIGFNVETVEYKNISFTVWDVGGQDKIRPLWRHYFQNTQGLIFVVDSNDRDRVVEARDELHRMLNEDELRDAVLLVFANKQDLPNAMNAAEITDKLGLHSLRQRHWYIQSTCATSGEGLYEGLDWLSNNIANKA from the exons ATGGGGCTCACATTCACTAAGCTTTTCAGTCGGCTTTTTGCCAAGAAGGAAATGCGAATTCTGATGGTTGGTCTTGATGCAGCTGGTAAGACCACCATCCTCTACAAGCTCAAGCTTGGAGAGATCGTTACCACAATTCCTACCATTG GGTTCAATGTGGAGACTGTGGAGTACAAGAACATTAGCTTCACTGTTTGGGATGTAGGTGGCCAAGACAAG ATTCGTCCCTTGTGGAGGCACTACTTCCAGAACACACAGGGTCTTATATTTGTTGTTGACAGCAATGACAGAGACAGAGTTGTTGAGGCCAGAGATGAGTTGCACAGGATGTTGAACGAG GATGAACTGAGAGATGCAGTATTGCTTGTATTTGCTAACAAGCAAGATCTTCCAAATGCAATGAATGCTGCCGAAATTACTGACAAGCTGGGTCTCCACTCTCTCAGACAGCGCCACTG GTACATCCAGAGCACCTGTGCAACCTCTGGGGAGGGTCTTTATGAGGGTTTGGACTGGCTTTCCAACAACATAGCCAACAAG GCTTAA